TGTGCAAGGTACGCCCAGGAAAACTGATCCATTTTCTCATCTTTTGCCTAGAGACAGCCCTCAGAATAGTCATTGTCGAGTTCCTCATAGGCCTCAGAAGTCAAATACTTATAGTCGATTGagctattctgaaaagcctaagGAACTATTTCATGAATATCGCAATCATGATATTTCGCACTCCTGTCCACTTCCAGATGAACTTAGCTATAATCGTCCTCAGTGTAAAGGGTCAGGATGTAGTTCCACCGATTTGGAAAGTACCAAACCTGGTTCTACTTCCTCATCACCCTTATCTACTTCCTCATCACCCTTATCGGTCAAAGTGGGAATAAGCCCATCCAAATCTGGAAAAGCTGAGGAAAAGAAACAAATCATAGCCAATTCTTCATCTGCAAATAAGCCTCTCCATGGATTAGATCAAAAagtaaaatctgaaaattcaaaaaGCTCTTCAGCTTTTCGTCGATTAAGCATCAGCATTGGctatacaagaaaagattcagaTTGTAAAGAGGTTGGGCACGTGTCATGTACAAGCTCCATAGCAGCTCTTAAATCTAGTACAGAAACTAGTTCAGAAAATGTGAGAGGTTGTGCTAGCTCAAAGATTTCAAACAGTAATAAACCTGGTGATGAGGGCAGAAGCATATCAAGCCCTTTAAGGAGGTTACTGGATCCATTGCTGAAACCAAAGACAGCTAAGAGCATTCACTCTTTAGAATCATCTCAGAAGGATTCAGTGTTAACAAATAAGAATTGCAGGTCTGCTAATGAGAAGTTTTCCACAGTACAGCCAGAGAAGGAAGTGGACAGGATCCACAGGGTCATTTGTAGCCCAGCTAATACCATTGGTTCTTCAAAGGACAAGAAGAAAATCCCATCAATGACTCAAGCGCTTCTGAGAATTGCTGTGAAAAATGGCcatccccttttcacttttgCTGTTGACAACTCCGACAGCAACATTCTTGCAGCCACAGTGAAGAACTTAAGCGCGTCATCCCAAGATGAATGCAGCTGTATCTATACCTTTTTCACCTCTAGGGAGgtaaagaagaagaatggaagTTGGATGAATCAAGCAAGCAGAAGCAAAGGTCCTAATTGCATTCCTCACGCCATCGCCCAAATGAAGGTTTCTGATTCACGCTATTATGATTTAACTAGCCAGAACAGTGTGGACTCCTCTACCGCGAAagagtttgttttgttttctgtgAAGCTGGAGCATGAGGATGTTCAGGGCATTGATTATCAGCCAATCGACGAGCTTGGTGCAATTGTTGTCAAAGTACCTAAAGCTATCAGTTTCATCGATGATCGGCTTCAGGGAAGTCGCTATAGTGATAGTCACAACCTTGTCCATGCAACGGTTGTGCTCCCGGGTGGGGTTCATAGTCTTCCAATTAATGGTGGACCTTCCTCACTGCTGGAGCGCTGGAAATCAGGTGGATCATGTGACTGTGGTGGCTGGGATTTGGATTGCAAACTCAAAATTCTTGCTAGTGGAAAACCAAGATCATCCAAAAATCAACTTGATCTTTTTGTACAGGTACTTTTTGTGTTGATTAAACTTATTTTGCATTGTTATTATTGACTAGTAGTTTAACCAATGCATCTCTTTTTTTCGCCAAACATAGTGGAATGGACAAGAGCTCAGGCCAGCATTCAGTCTTAGACCCTTTCAGCATGGAATATATTCAATAGCATATGATCCATCACTCACACTTTTGCAAGCATTCTCCATCAGCATAGCATTACTGGACAGTAAGATGCCACATGGGCTTTCTGGATCAAGAAGCTCCATTGAAGGGAAAATTCCAAGAGAGACACTAGTGGCGCAAACCGAGGAACTAGAGGCTTTTGGGAAATTGGAGGACATTCCTGCAAGTTTTGTTTCTTATCCACCGGTCTCTCCTGTTGGTAGGGTCTAATATTATGCTGCATATAGACCTAGAGTTACTATATTATGCTTCCTTTCTTTTTTCAACAGAAGCAAGTATTCATATTCAAAATGTACCATCTgatgtttttttataggcaaatgttagttgttagtaatgttagtaaatgaGTCCCTCCTCAGAGttttcgaaccctggacccttcacccttcgtctcacccaacccttatgtcctctAGCTCTCTTACCACATGAGCTAATCCTCGGGGACAAAATGTACCATCTGATAAACCATCATTCTGAAATATCATCAATTAAAGTGTGAATAGTATGAGTAAATTGTTATAATGCTAAACTTTTCTCAAATTATAGTGCATATGTTATGCTGTACTTCTATTAATCAAATCTGAAATGATTGGAAATCCTTTAGTACAAGAGTTTCTCTTTAAATTTCTTTAGGTAAATGAAATAGGTGGAGGCTTCCTTGCCCTTGTAGCTTGCTCAAAGTCATAAGGAATCTTTTATTAAGTTTTGGCTCAGTTCTGTGGCTGTCATACCCAGCTGGGACAGTGATTGCAGGATAGTCTCCAATTGCTAGCCCCAGAGAAGCACTAGAGCCTAAGGTCACCATTGCATCCAATTGATTCTCCTTCATGAACTTCTCAAACCCATTATGTGACAAGTGTTTCATCATTTCCACTGCCTCAATTTCCTTGTGCCCGAAGCCACTGGTCATATTTGAAGCAATGAATAAATCCTGTCCATACTCATTTGTCTTTTGCTTTGGCAAGAGAAAAAAGTTATGTTCATTACTGCTAaagttctgttctgttctgttcacTAAGTGGAGTAATCACGAATCAGGAAAGGAATAATAATCTCTTATGATCATATGCCATGCAAATGatgttgtaataattactcaaggagtaataattacatagtgttccaaCTATTTCTCTAACAAATGATACATGCTTGTGTCATGAGTATCCTATGCACAGTGAGGATATCTGAAAGCACTACAGGTGAAAGAAAAACTAAGAAC
This portion of the Lotus japonicus ecotype B-129 chromosome 3, LjGifu_v1.2 genome encodes:
- the LOC130747295 gene encoding uncharacterized protein LOC130747295, which gives rise to MSRKLCDQLKPEKPSSSYADHHHHEINKSEGDSTLKSTVSRHKPGHCGRENEEDELVRYMSKLPGFLEKGGKNREKVLNVGVIDWTRLEQWKESHKHVSHRDGRSSTSSNASSSVSTERLSGHSNPSDQRKFHPSLQSHFMASPMQGHSHAVETPRRSVGNCQNLRGSLSNKNTQSKSVRAEDHLSQKHPDSRLKGHNMKYLDPDIDKGRGIFPNNQMHEAASCAKLGISTQDDGSVKTVETLREPTQPSIDNVVQGTPRKTDPFSHLLPRDSPQNSHCRVPHRPQKSNTYSRLSYSEKPKELFHEYRNHDISHSCPLPDELSYNRPQCKGSGCSSTDLESTKPGSTSSSPLSTSSSPLSVKVGISPSKSGKAEEKKQIIANSSSANKPLHGLDQKVKSENSKSSSAFRRLSISIGYTRKDSDCKEVGHVSCTSSIAALKSSTETSSENVRGCASSKISNSNKPGDEGRSISSPLRRLLDPLLKPKTAKSIHSLESSQKDSVLTNKNCRSANEKFSTVQPEKEVDRIHRVICSPANTIGSSKDKKKIPSMTQALLRIAVKNGHPLFTFAVDNSDSNILAATVKNLSASSQDECSCIYTFFTSREVKKKNGSWMNQASRSKGPNCIPHAIAQMKVSDSRYYDLTSQNSVDSSTAKEFVLFSVKLEHEDVQGIDYQPIDELGAIVVKVPKAISFIDDRLQGSRYSDSHNLVHATVVLPGGVHSLPINGGPSSLLERWKSGGSCDCGGWDLDCKLKILASGKPRSSKNQLDLFVQWNGQELRPAFSLRPFQHGIYSIAYDPSLTLLQAFSISIALLDSKMPHGLSGSRSSIEGKIPRETLVAQTEELEAFGKLEDIPASFVSYPPVSPVGRV